A stretch of Hypanus sabinus isolate sHypSab1 unplaced genomic scaffold, sHypSab1.hap1 scaffold_1383, whole genome shotgun sequence DNA encodes these proteins:
- the LOC132386910 gene encoding keratin, type I cytoskeletal 17-like encodes MSFSAYSSQSYAGAGRRAGSVILGSSSRTVRSSVAGGGSTKTRRAASVYGASTRGSRISTSSYGSAKGGGGGGGGFYSGGYSSGMLEPFAINEKLTMQNLNDRLATYLAKVRALEKSNSQLELQIREFYEKRSPATTKDLGSYWQTIHDLRAQINAASLANAKVLLQIDNAKLAADDFKTKYESELAIRRGVEMDISGLRKVLDELTLVRSDLESQIQAMKEEQTYLRKSHEDELKSLRSQLRGTVTVDVDSGPGTDLTKVLDEMREKYELMAAKNQKEAEAWFKEQSSTVQQSVATSSQRLGTEKDQLSENRRKLQTVEIDLQTLLSVKSSLEDTLQNTEYRYSEQLYHLEDLLEQREAELAEIQADTRRQCDEYAQLLDIKTRLEMEIATYRRLLEGEDFR; translated from the exons ATGTCCTTCTCCGCCTACTCGAGCCAAAGCTACGCGGGAGCCGGGCGCAGGGCCGGCTCGGTGATCCTGGGCAGCTCGTCCCGCACGGTGAGGAGCAGCGTGGCGGGCGGCGGCTCGACCAAGACCCGGCGCGCCGCCAGCGTCTACGGCGCCTCGACCCGGGGCAGCCGCATCTCCACCTCCAGCTACGGCTCGGCCAaaggcggcggcggcggcggcggcggcttCTACTCGGGCGGCTACAGCTCGGGGATGCTGGAGCCGTTCGCCATCAACGAGAAGCTGACCATGCAGAACCTGAACGACCGGCTGGCCACCTACCTGGCGAAGGTGCGCGCCCTGGAGAAGTCCAACAGCCAGCTGGAGCTCCAGATCCGGGAGTTCTACGAGAAGCGGTCTCCGGCCACCACCAAAGACCTGGGCTCCTACTGGCAGACCATCCACGACCTCCGAGCCCAG ATCAACGCCGCCTCGCTGGCCAACGCCAAGGTCCTGCTGCAGATCGACAACGCCAAGCTGGCCGCGGACGACTTCAAAACCAA GTACGAGTCGGAGCTGGCCATCAGACGCGGGGTGGAGATGGACATCAGCGGGCTGCGCAAAGTCCTGGACGAGCTGACGCTGGTCAGGTCTGACCTGGAGTCGCAAATCCAAGCCATGAAGGAAGAGCAGACCTACCTCAGGAAGAGCCACGAGGAC GAGCTGAAATCTCTGCGCAGCCAGCTGCGGGGCACCGTGACGGTGGACGTGGACTCCGGCCCGGGAACGGACCTGACCAAGGTCCTGGACGAAATGAGGGAGAAGTACGAGCTAATGGCCGCCAAGAACCAGAAGGAGGCGGAGGCCTGGTTCAAGGAGCAG TCGTCCACTGTCCAGCAGTCCGTGGCGACCAGCTCCCAGAGGCTGGGGACCGAGAAGGACCAGCTGAGCGAGAACAGGCGCAAGCTGCAGACGGTGGAGATCGACCTCCAGACGCTGCTGAGCGTG AAATCGTCCTTGGAAGACACCCTGCAGAACACAGAATACCGCTACTCCGAGCAGCTGTACCACCTCGAGGACCTGCTGGAGCAGCGGGAGGCCGAGTTGGCCGAGATCCAGGCTGACACACGGAGGCAGTGCGACGAGTACGCACAGCTGTTGGACATCAAAACCCGGCTGGAGATGGAGATCGCCACGTACCGTCGCCTGCTGGAAGGAGAGGACTTCAGGTGA